The following proteins are encoded in a genomic region of Spirosoma sp. SC4-14:
- a CDS encoding DUF4142 domain-containing protein — MKANHLLPALFMVSLLLGCFSGSDSLEKAEKINNDRIDRQAVAMSDDAKKEAKEVAKKMVELSNSGHTEYELSKVALTKATNPEVRAYAQRVMNDHQADDRTLQSLAKQMNLTLPTELSPRSNDQLSKLSDMSKGTAFDLQYLTFMVDLNDDALDDADDLKDDAPNDAVKSYAKKLLSDDKKHKEQSRELKNVLD; from the coding sequence ATGAAAGCTAACCACCTACTTCCTGCACTTTTCATGGTATCGCTACTGCTGGGCTGTTTCTCGGGTTCCGATAGTCTCGAAAAAGCGGAGAAAATTAACAACGACCGGATCGACCGGCAGGCCGTTGCCATGAGCGATGATGCCAAAAAAGAAGCAAAAGAAGTGGCAAAAAAAATGGTCGAGCTGAGTAATAGTGGCCATACTGAGTATGAGCTAAGTAAGGTTGCGCTCACAAAAGCCACCAACCCAGAAGTGAGAGCCTACGCGCAACGGGTCATGAACGATCATCAGGCCGACGACCGTACGCTTCAATCGCTGGCCAAACAGATGAACCTTACGCTCCCTACCGAGCTAAGCCCCAGGAGCAACGATCAGTTATCGAAACTAAGCGATATGTCGAAAGGCACGGCATTCGATTTGCAATACCTCACGTTTATGGTCGACCTAAACGATGATGCGCTCGATGATGCCGATGACCTGAAAGACGATGCTCCCAACGACGCGGTAAAATCATACGCCAAAAAACTCCTCAGCGACGATAAGAAACATAAAGAGCAATCGCGGGAGTTGAAGAATGTGCTGGATTAA
- the ggt gene encoding gamma-glutamyltransferase: MQRRITYFSLSVAFAVAFVACKTQAPSTTSTSSSKVEQGQGVYQYRDEDPTVKPFFSDRKGVVGRNGMVASAHPEASNVGLAILKAGGNAVDAAVAVQFALAVVYPGAGNIGGGGFMVYRDKAGQAYTLDYREKASGQASQNMYLDSAGNVRPGLSISGHLASGVPGSVDGMAEAHKRFGKLSWAQVLQPAIDLAAKGFPLTDRDALGLNRIKADLLKINPGKVYFLKSASPTDTVSWHKGDLFVQSDLAKTLQRIQAQGRAGFYEGETARLLAEEMKRGNGLITEEDLKNYHSVWRKPLEAKYKEYNVITMPPTSSGGVALIQLMRFTEPYPLHKWGWNRDSTVQVMIEAERRVYADRAKFLGDPDFVKVPVDTLISPAYLRTRWTDFSFAKATDSKNVKGGVIPGYESLETTHFSIVDKEGNAVSITTTLNGGYGSRVVIGGAGFFMNNEMDDFSIKPGVPNMFGLIGNQANAIAPHKRMLSSMTPTILEKDGRLFMVVGTPGGSTIITSVYQTILNVIEHGMSMQEAVNALKFHHQWLPDKTIFENGAFTEATIEKLQSRGYILEQLTNTLGRMDCVLIRPDGSYEGASDPRADNTARGY; encoded by the coding sequence TATTTTTCTTTATCAGTTGCTTTTGCGGTGGCATTTGTCGCCTGCAAAACACAGGCTCCATCAACAACCAGTACGAGTTCATCGAAAGTTGAACAAGGGCAGGGCGTTTATCAATATCGCGACGAAGATCCGACCGTTAAGCCATTTTTCTCCGACCGCAAAGGCGTAGTTGGTCGAAATGGTATGGTCGCTTCGGCACATCCTGAAGCTTCTAATGTAGGGCTGGCCATTCTTAAAGCAGGCGGAAATGCAGTTGATGCCGCGGTGGCGGTCCAGTTTGCGCTGGCCGTAGTGTATCCGGGTGCCGGTAATATCGGTGGGGGTGGATTTATGGTATACCGGGATAAGGCCGGTCAGGCCTACACGCTCGATTATCGGGAAAAAGCCTCCGGTCAGGCTAGCCAGAACATGTACCTCGATTCGGCGGGGAATGTGCGCCCGGGATTAAGCATATCGGGACATTTGGCCAGTGGAGTACCGGGCTCGGTAGATGGAATGGCCGAAGCGCATAAACGCTTTGGTAAACTATCGTGGGCGCAGGTGTTGCAACCCGCCATCGATCTGGCTGCCAAAGGCTTTCCGCTCACCGACCGCGATGCGTTGGGCTTGAACCGTATTAAAGCCGATTTGCTTAAAATCAATCCTGGTAAAGTCTATTTTCTGAAAAGTGCGTCGCCGACCGATACGGTTAGCTGGCATAAAGGTGATTTGTTTGTGCAGTCCGATCTGGCTAAAACCCTGCAACGGATTCAGGCACAGGGGCGCGCGGGTTTCTACGAAGGTGAAACGGCTCGGCTGCTGGCCGAAGAAATGAAACGGGGGAATGGACTGATTACGGAAGAAGATCTTAAAAACTATCACTCTGTCTGGCGCAAACCCTTGGAGGCAAAATATAAGGAATATAATGTGATCACGATGCCGCCAACCTCCAGTGGTGGCGTTGCTTTGATCCAGCTTATGCGCTTTACGGAACCCTATCCGTTGCACAAATGGGGTTGGAATCGCGATTCTACTGTGCAGGTCATGATCGAGGCCGAACGGCGTGTATATGCCGACCGGGCCAAATTTCTGGGCGATCCTGATTTTGTGAAAGTGCCGGTCGATACGCTGATTAGCCCTGCTTATCTTCGCACGCGCTGGACCGACTTTTCGTTTGCCAAAGCTACTGATAGCAAAAACGTAAAAGGCGGTGTAATTCCGGGATACGAGAGTCTGGAAACAACCCACTTTTCAATTGTCGATAAAGAAGGCAATGCCGTTAGTATTACTACAACGCTCAACGGGGGCTACGGAAGCCGTGTGGTTATTGGCGGGGCAGGCTTTTTCATGAATAATGAAATGGACGATTTCAGCATCAAACCGGGTGTTCCGAATATGTTTGGTCTGATCGGCAATCAGGCAAACGCTATTGCTCCCCACAAACGGATGCTATCATCCATGACGCCGACAATTCTGGAAAAGGATGGCCGACTGTTTATGGTAGTTGGAACACCAGGCGGCTCAACCATCATTACATCGGTTTATCAAACCATTCTCAACGTGATTGAGCACGGAATGAGTATGCAGGAAGCAGTTAATGCGCTGAAGTTTCACCATCAGTGGCTTCCCGATAAAACGATCTTCGAGAATGGCGCTTTTACGGAAGCTACCATCGAGAAACTACAAAGTCGGGGCTACATCCTCGAACAGCTAACCAACACACTGGGACGTATGGACTGCGTGCTGATTCGGCCCGACGGTTCTTATGAAGGAGCTTCGGACCCTCGGGCCGATAATACGGCCCGAGGGTACTAA